Proteins encoded in a region of the Schistocerca serialis cubense isolate TAMUIC-IGC-003099 chromosome 6, iqSchSeri2.2, whole genome shotgun sequence genome:
- the LOC126484434 gene encoding uncharacterized protein LOC126484434, translating into MTSEGKSAPQTAMLTTDAVPIPSAEVQNAHAEMVPVQNELGENDTRESEEYEDTQEERVPRGDEQEIESVKLIDDVEVSSPQELSQKAKESVETPMTNNLTEKRKKPSSDKRIRKHDNSPTPGQASSVMYSITNVTGPFQIGHKITINMPSKQEKSSKTSPRRIPKAVEDTFKSTETVKEEDLDTVAPHVGSAWRRVGRLLNFSDGELDQFKIDYKTESGMKEVIYQMLLAWKREMSSNATRGILCRTLWSAHEYDAAEKLVPDIN; encoded by the exons ATGACATCTGAAGGTAAATCTGCGCCACAAACAGCAATGTTAACAACAGATGCTGTCCCTATTCCATCGGCAGAAGTTCAGAATGCACACGCGGAGATGGTGCCGGTACAGAATGAGTTGGGAGAGAATGACACGCGTGAGTCTGAAGAATATGAAGATACACAAGAGGAGCGTGTACCTAGAGGTGATGAACAAGAAATTGAAAGTGTAAAACTGATAGACGATGTTGAAGTGAGTAGTCCACAGGAATTATCACAAAAAGCAAAGGAAAGTGTGGAAACTCCGATGACTAATAATCtgactgaaaaaaggaaaaaacctTCTAGTGATAAAAGAATAAGGAAACATGATAATTCACCAACACCAGGGCAAG CATCGTCTGTTATGTACAGTATAACAAATGTAACGGGACCATTTCAAATTGGCCATAAAATTACAATTAATAtgccatcaaaacaagaaaaatcttCAAAGACATCGCCCAGGAGGATACCTAAGGCTGTAGAAG ATACCTTTAAGAGCACAGAGACAGTCAAAGAAGAAGATCTGGATACAGTGGCTCCACATGTTGGCAGTGCGTGGAGGAGAGTTGGCAGACTGCTGAATTTCAGTGATGGTGAACTAGATCAGTTCAAGATAGATTATAAAACTGAAAGTGGCATGAAAGAG GTTATATATCAGATGTTACTTGCTTGGAAAAGAGAAATGAGTAGTAATGCAACGCGCGGCATTCTGTGCAGAACTTTGTGGTCTGCACATGAGTATGATGCAGCAGAAAAACTAGTTCCGGACATAAATTGA